A genomic region of Eucalyptus grandis isolate ANBG69807.140 chromosome 5, ASM1654582v1, whole genome shotgun sequence contains the following coding sequences:
- the LOC104446721 gene encoding F-box/kelch-repeat protein At1g57790, with product MVNWEELPREILELIARRLAIEDFLAFRGVCTSWRSTAAKETYDTKSKTPWLMIYADNQRAEFRSPTTGRIHPMQVPGSHVLTLSAPGWILASQGDREYHIFNPLSRVSIELPALKKLRRKSRLRVQLDGPKRLQRRHPRINRIALSSGPSSTRSYVVMIHIHQSLGPLGFAFHRSGDDAWTAVSPAMYLRRSTVLQLIYYDGLFVALDANKQIMTFNKRNLRMELRLILGQNIFEGHPYLVECSGSLLAAWTMWGEGYGPVKKIRVFKVDLQKGTEEEVKSLGNASLFLNGNSSFSVEFNAESCLLGVKPNHVYFMDNIDEKKKSYSMDNGEVETCFDATSCHDYAAAWFQPDFSTFL from the coding sequence ATGGTGAATTGGGAAGAACTCCCACGAGAGATCCTAGAACTCATTGCTCGACGGCTAGCCATAGAAGACTTTTTAGCTTTTCGAGGGGTGTGCACATCATGGCGGTCCACTGCCGCCAAAGAGACGTACGACACCAAGTCGAAAACGCCGTGGCTCATGATTTATGCCGACAACCAAAGAGCTGAGTTCCGCAGCCCCACCACAGGGAGAATTCACCCGATGCAGGTGCCAGGATCTCATGTCCTGACCTTGTCTGCACCAGGATGGATACTCGCGTCACAGGGGGACAGGGAGTACCATATCTTCAATCCGCTCTCGCGCGTCAGCATCGAACTCCCTGCCTTGAAGAAGCTTCGCCGCAAGTCACGTCTCAGGGTGCAACTCGATGGGCCGAAGAGGCTCCAGCGCCGCCATCCCAGAATCAACAGGATCGCGTTGTCCTCAGGCCCTTCTTCAACCAGGAGCTACGTAGTCATGATCCATATTCATCAGAGTCTTGGACCACTAGGGTTTGCCTTCCACAGATCAGGAGATGATGCATGGACGGCAGTGAGTCCAGCGATGTATCTGCGCCGGTCCACCGTCCTTCAACTGATTTATTACGATGGGCTATTTGTGGCCTTGGATGCGAACAAGCAAATAATGACTTTTAACAAGAGAAATCTTCGCATGGAATTGCGACTAATTCTAGGGCAGAACATTTTCGAAGGTCATCCGTACCTCGTGGAGTGTTCAGGTTCACTGTTGGCGGCATGGACGATGTGGGGCGAAGGGTATGGACCCGTGAAAAAGATCCGAGTTTTCAAAGTTGATTTGCAGAAGGGAACTGAGGAAGAGGTCAAGAGCTTGGGGAACGCATCTCTCTTCTTGAATGGCAACTCTTCGTTCTCGGTGGAGTTCAACGCCGAGTCTTGCCTTCTCGGGGTCAAGCCAAACCACGTCTATTTCATGGATAACATagatgagaagaagaagagttacAGCATGGACAACGGTGAGGTTGAGACATGCTTCGATGCAACTAGCTGTCACGATTATGCAGCCGCATGGTTCCAACCTGATTTTAGTACTTTCTTATGa